TAAACGCCCCGTCCTGATGCCATGGGGCAGTCCCCATCCCTGAGCTCCCCCGTGCCCCCTTGAGTCCCGGTTGGGAGGCGCTCCATAAAGGACGCAGCAGGCCATCCGACACCGTTAGTTCCTTGATCCGGCTACGCCCCGCCCTGGGTCGTTCGAACAGATGATACAACACGCGACATTCCCGCGCCTCGAGAAAGGGGGGGCCGGGCAACCCTTTCCGGTACACCGTGAGGTTCCGGGCGTTCAGTCCCCCACCCAGGTCCAGATGCACCTCATGGGCCTGAATAAAATAATTGCCGCTATTGGCGTCGGCCAGAATCCAACGGGTGAGAAAATCAGGAAATCCGAGCACTGCCAGACCGAGCACCAGCGCCAGACCGCCCACCAGCAGGCCCACCAGCCAATGCCGATACCGTGTGAGCCCTGTTAACCCTGTTGAAATCCAGCTCATCGCATTTCAACCAAGGGACGCGACAGGGCCTGCGCCATCTCCTGTTTAAGCACAAACACCACATCCTGCCCCTGGATCATCGAGTACACGCCATTCGTTCCGCAGGGACCACCGATGAGCACGGTCTTTTGAATGCCACTCGCACCGGTTAATCCAAAGGTCACCCGTGGCGATGACTCATCAATCCCATAGGCCAGAAGGTTGGTGGCGTTCATGGACTCAATCCGCTCCGCCCTTAGTGAGGAGGCCAGGCTCAATAATTCAGGAATGGCCCCTTTGCGAATCTGCCCCTCCGGGGGCGAGTCTGCAAGCCAGAGCCCATCGCTCCCGACCGATACGGTTTCCTCCCGGCCATTCTGGGCCAGGGTGACGCGCCGGACTTGATCAGAGGGAAATTCAAACATTCGGCAATCCATGTAGGGACGGGGATCACTGAGCGAACGGGAGGGTTGCGCTCCGGGCCATACCGCGCTTAACTCGCGAGGTTGAACCTCGGTCACCATCTTTGTTTCTTCACAATAGACCTGATTATTGGCTCCGGCTGCGACGGGAACCGCAAACCGGTAGCTCCAGCTGGTCCCCTTGGGGGGCGTTAAGGGCGGGGGAGTATTAGTAACCAGGCTTGAGGGCAACTCCGTGGCCAGGGCAAGCCGACAGGCCGGTGTGGGCGGGGTGCCCCCGGGGGCAAGGGTGGTCCCGTTACCTGAAGACTCCGCAATTTTCAAATTACAGATCGCCCTCAGAAGACCGCCCACCGCCTGGGAATCCGCCTTGAACCGGAAGGGTTCACGGATCATCCAGCCCGTCTTCTCCTGTTTTTCCAACACTAATTTTTCATCACCCTCACGCAACATGATGGAAACAATCGCCGCGGGGTCGGCATTGCATAAACGGCGGTCCCGCAACGATTCTGCCTTAATGGCCTGAAAGGCGAGCACCTCACGATTAATGGAGCAAAGGGAGGACACATCGCTGATCCGGGCATAGATGAGATCCGGCAGGTCTTGCCGGGCCTTCCCCACCGTTAACACCAGCGGGGCGCGCCCTCCTTCGGGAGTCAGGGTAATCTGCATCAAGCCCTCATCAGCTGTAAGCCCATAAACGGCCGGATCGGAAGGAGCGGCCACAGCCCCAAACGCCTCAACTTTTAAAGCCATCAGCGACTGGATCAACTGTTCGACCCGCCGGTTATCGGCCCGGGCGTCAATCGGCTGCTGAATGCGCCACTGCCCGTCCCGGAGTGCCAACTGCAGAAACCCGCCCGAATGCTTCAATTCCAGTCGCGTCACCCGTTTGAGGGATGGCGGAAAAATGAAATGGTCCCGCATTCCTTCAAAATTGATGGGCAGGATATCGGACATCTTCAAGGTCGCGCCAATGACATCGGTCCCGTTTTTCAAGCGGAGGTAAACCAGATCCCCGAGCGGAGCATCATCCCCCACCAGAATCTCATCCGCCCGCAATTCGGTCCCCACCACCAACCGGGCACGCGGGGCATCCAGACCGAAACTGGCCGCCGTCAGGCGGCGCTGCACCAGCCGTTCGGGACTGAGCGTTTCCCTGATGCGGCTGGCGTCCAATGCCTCAAGAATCTGTTTGATGCGGGCTTCATCCGCCCGGGCTTCCTCCGGTCGTGTCAACACCCATTCTCCCTCACGCCGGACACATTCAATGACGACATCCCCTGCGGTAATGGCAAGCCGGGTCACGGCTCCGGGACTCAATGGCAGCAACGGGGCTTCGATCGGCAGGGCCCGCGCAGGGGAATCGGCCGGCCGGTCGAAAACCAGGATAAACAGGGCGGTCACAACCACCAGGATTAAAATCCAGAGTGTGGGTTTCCAACTCATAGGGGCGTACGCTCCTTCCGGAAGGGGGAATGGTTCGCCCTCCGGTCCCGCCGGGTCAAGGCAACAAAGCCGCCCAGCCCGGCCAACAGCAAGGGCATGGCGCCCACGGTCAGGAAGAACGCCATCATCCGGTCGCCCGACTCAATCCGTAAATTATAAATCCCGCCTGCCGCCGCAAGCCTCGGCAGGTCGCCTCCCCGTTCCTGCAACCATTCCAGGGCATTGATAAAGAAGGCCTCATTGGCGCCCGCCAGACAGGCGTTGGCGGCGAACTGGGAATCGCCACACACCACCAGCCGCACCGGCTTGATATCCATGGCCAGCTCTGAGGACAGGCCCTTTTCGACACAGACGGCCAGCGACAAAGGGCCGGGCCGGTCATACCCCTCGTTAAAGCGGGGGGGATTCTGGTCCCGGTCCGCCTCAGCCCAGCTTTTGCCTGAACTGAACGCCAGCTCAATCACACGCGGGCGATCGGCATGGTCATTGAGGCTCCCCCGCCGGGCATTGCTGAACAGGGGTTCAACCGGACGAGGCATGTAAAAAGAGGTGACCAAGCCATCCAGATTATCAGTGATGGGATGCCGGCCATACCGGATCACCGGAACTTCCCCCATCCCCACCGCCGGCGACCGGCCCGCATTGGATATCAGCAGGGAGGAACTCTTCGAGTCAAGGATCCGTTCTTCCCCCAGCCGGATGCCCCATTCCGAAAGGAGCGCGTCCAGCCCGCTGCTGGTGCCGGAATCCACCAGCACCATCAGGCGTCCGCTGCGTGTCAAATAGTCCCTGATTTTGCCCACTTCCCAATCCGCCAATGGCCGTGCCGGTCCGGCAATGACCAGTGCCGCACAATCCTCCGGCACGGATTCTGCCGACGCCAGCAGCAGGGAACGCACCTCCGCCTGCCTTTCACGGATCATTCCGGCAATCCCGGAATAGCCGTTATAATCCGAAAAATCATCAATCCGGCGCTCATCGTGTCCGGTCAGGAAATAGACCACCGGGCCCTTCTCCTGAACCACCGACTGCAAGGCGGCAATCAGTTCGGTTTCGAGTGCCGCCCCCGGGGTGGCACCCCGCAGATCAGGTCGCGTCTCTCCAGGGGAAACGCGTTCCAGGTCTTTAATCGGCAACACCTGCTGGCGGGTCCCGCAACTCACGATCAGGACATTGGGTTGCCTGATTTTAAATTGGTTCACCAGATCACGCGTCCGGCTCAGATCGGTGGACTGGTCCACCATTTCCACATGAAGCAGAGGGTGGGCAAACCGATACTTCTCCACCACGCGTCGTGCCAGAATCGCCACCGGGTCCCCATCGGGAGACAGGAGAATCAGCCGAACCGGTTTTTTAACATGATCCAGCGTCTTGACCACCACCCCGGGCAACGGGCTGTTGCCTGCGGCACTGACATCCAACCGGACCGGATGAAGCACCGCCAGGTAATTCACCAGCCCGCCCAGCACCCACACCAGCACCAACGAGACCGCCACATTCAACACGCCGGACGTGCGACGATAGCGAGCCCATTGCAGGAGCCGGATATTCACAAACAGCAGAATCGCCATGCCGCTCAGGTAGAAAACCAGCGCACGGCTGTCGATCAGTCCGACGGCAAAACTGGAAATATGAGAGGCGACGGCCATGAGGCCAGCCGAAGCATCATCCGCCCCGCCTCCAATCCAACTGCGCAAAGAGCCCCGGAACACCAGCATCGATCCCGTGAGGAAGGTCGCCACACTGGCCGAAGTCTGCCTCCGTAGCAACTGCGACCAGGCCATTCCGGTCAGGGTCAGCAGCCCGGCCAGCAGCACGAGGATCAGCACGCCGGAGAGCCACATGCCGGGATCCACGCCACGCCAGCCTGGATAAAGCCCTCTCAAAATCCAGGGATAGATCACCGCCGGCACCGCCAGCAGTAAAATCAATACAAAGCCAGCCCCGGCTTTGGCGAAAACGACCTCGACCTCACTGACGGGGGCGGTCAACAGCAGCTCCAGCGTGCCCCGCTCCTGCTCATCGCCCAGCAGCTTTACGGATACGGCTGACGCCAGCGCTAAAAATGCCATCCAGAACAACATGCCATTGAAGGTGATTTCCGTCGTCATCAACCCGCGGCCACCCATCGTCACGGCAAACACCCAGAATACAATCCCCGTCACCAGGAGATACCCCGCCCCCATTAGGAAAAATGAAGGAAGCGAGAGCCAGGATCGCAAATCACGCCGGCAGAGAATACGGATCGCGTTCATTGGAAAGTGCCTCCGGTCGCAGAGGCCCGGACCACCTCTGTCAGCGTTCGGACCCCGAACTGCAACACGAGTTCCGCCGCGGACCCAAAGGCCAGGACCCGGCCTTTCCCGAGAATCATGATCCGGGAGCCAAGCCACTCGGCCTCCGCCATGTCATGGGTGGAAAAAATCATGGTTCGCTCGCCTTTCATGGGGGAAAGCAGGGCATGAATGCGTTCCACATTCATCGGATCCAACCCCATCGTGGGTTCATCAAGCAGGATCACCTCAGGCTCCCCGGAAAGACTGTCCGCCAACAACACGCGCCTCACCTCCCCCTTCGACAGGTTGCCCATCAGCGCGCGTTCCAGACCGGCCAACCCGCAACGCCCGACCATTTCCCTCAGGCGCTTGACCCGTGTCCGCCCATACAGTCCCCGCAGGCGTGCCCGGAACGTGAGATATTCCATCACGCGCATCTCGGGATATATGGCATCCTTCTCCGGGAGATAGCCGATCAGGCGCCGGACGGCTAACGAATCGGTGACCACATCATGTTCCGCAATCCGTACAGTCCCGCGGGTAGGCGCCATATAGGTCGACAAAATGCGAAGCAAGGTCGTCTTGCCGGCCCCGCTGGCCCCGACCAGGGCGATGGATTCCCCCCGCTTGATCTGGAAAGAGATCCCTTCCAGCGCTGTCACCGGACCAAATTGCTGCATTACATTTTCAACATCTATCATATCAACCAGACCACCCGCAAAAGATGAACAAAGGGGTTATTATCGCCACCGGCAAGCCCCCCGTCAAGCTAGCAACCGTCATAAAAAGAGGATTAGCCGGCAACCGGTTTTGTCAACTCAAGGCGGAGGAGATTGAGCGCCGTCTTGGCCGCCCGGTCCCGGATCGTGTCCCGGTTGCCGGGAAACCGGAAGCCCTCGGCGTGAGTCTCCATACGGTCCCCCACCCTGTATCCAATGGCGATCCACACGGTTCCCACCGGTTTGGCTTCGGTTCCGCCGTCGGGTCCGGCAATGCCGGTCAGCGCTACCGAATAATCTGCGGTTGACTCAGCTAATGCCCCCCCCGCCATGGCACAGGCGACCGCTTCACTCACGGCGCCTTCCTGTGCGATGACCGATTCAGGCACTCGCAATTCCCGGGTTTTCAGGGCATTCGCATACGTCACCCAGCCGCCCTCAAACCAGGTGCTGGCTCCGGGGACATCTGACAACATCTTGGCCACCAGCCCGCCGGTACAACTTTCCGCAGTCACCACCCGCGCGCCCTTTGCCAGCATGGCCTGGCCCACGATGCCCGCCAGGGTCTGCTTGCCTTCGGCAAAAACAAGGGTTCCGAGACGCTCCTTCACCAATGCCACCGTCCGGACCAGCTGTTTCTGAGCCAGATCGGCCGTTGGGGCCTCACTGCGCAACCGGATCGTCACCACCCCGCCGGAAACAGTGGTCCCCACCAGCGGGTTGCGGTCACGCCGCATCAGCTCCGCCAATTTCTCCGCAATGGTTGATTCCCCCGCCCCAAAGGTCGCCAGCAATGCCACCGCGACGGCCATGCCGGAGCCGCGATCAAAAAGAGGGAAAATATAATGCTCCGCCATCTTTTCCATCTCGTAGGGAACACCCGGCAGCGCAAAAATCAACGTCTTCCCGACCTTGAGTTTGATTCCCGGCGCCGTACCCCAGTCATTATCCAGGACCTCTGCGCCACGAGGAATATGGGCCTGAATCCGGTTGGAGGACGGCATCTCCCTCCCCAATGACTTGAAATACGCACGGATCCGCTCAAGGGACGGCGGGTGCAGATCCAGGGGTTTATTGGTGAACGCGGCAAAGGCCTGGCGGGTCAAATCATCCATCGTCGGACCCAGCCCGCCGGTGACAATAATCAAGTCCGTTTCCTCGACGGCAAGGCGCAGGGCCGTGACCGTGGCCTCCAGGTCATCCGCCACCGTTTTGTGATACAAGGGAATAATGCCACGATCGGCCAGGCGGGCACTGAGCCACGCGGAGTTGGAATCAATGGTCTGCCCGAGCACGAGCTCGTCGCCAATCGACAAAATAATCGCATTCATTTTTAATCACTCCACCTTAAAGCCAAGGTCAAGCAGGATGCGGCGCAAGGGCTCAGAACCGCCAGTCAACTTTACCGTGGTGTATTGAAATTCGCGACGTTCA
The bacterium genome window above contains:
- a CDS encoding DUF4340 domain-containing protein, whose protein sequence is MSWKPTLWILILVVVTALFILVFDRPADSPARALPIEAPLLPLSPGAVTRLAITAGDVVIECVRREGEWVLTRPEEARADEARIKQILEALDASRIRETLSPERLVQRRLTAASFGLDAPRARLVVGTELRADEILVGDDAPLGDLVYLRLKNGTDVIGATLKMSDILPINFEGMRDHFIFPPSLKRVTRLELKHSGGFLQLALRDGQWRIQQPIDARADNRRVEQLIQSLMALKVEAFGAVAAPSDPAVYGLTADEGLMQITLTPEGGRAPLVLTVGKARQDLPDLIYARISDVSSLCSINREVLAFQAIKAESLRDRRLCNADPAAIVSIMLREGDEKLVLEKQEKTGWMIREPFRFKADSQAVGGLLRAICNLKIAESSGNGTTLAPGGTPPTPACRLALATELPSSLVTNTPPPLTPPKGTSWSYRFAVPVAAGANNQVYCEETKMVTEVQPRELSAVWPGAQPSRSLSDPRPYMDCRMFEFPSDQVRRVTLAQNGREETVSVGSDGLWLADSPPEGQIRKGAIPELLSLASSLRAERIESMNATNLLAYGIDESSPRVTFGLTGASGIQKTVLIGGPCGTNGVYSMIQGQDVVFVLKQEMAQALSRPLVEMR
- a CDS encoding Gldg family protein — encoded protein: MNAIRILCRRDLRSWLSLPSFFLMGAGYLLVTGIVFWVFAVTMGGRGLMTTEITFNGMLFWMAFLALASAVSVKLLGDEQERGTLELLLTAPVSEVEVVFAKAGAGFVLILLLAVPAVIYPWILRGLYPGWRGVDPGMWLSGVLILVLLAGLLTLTGMAWSQLLRRQTSASVATFLTGSMLVFRGSLRSWIGGGADDASAGLMAVASHISSFAVGLIDSRALVFYLSGMAILLFVNIRLLQWARYRRTSGVLNVAVSLVLVWVLGGLVNYLAVLHPVRLDVSAAGNSPLPGVVVKTLDHVKKPVRLILLSPDGDPVAILARRVVEKYRFAHPLLHVEMVDQSTDLSRTRDLVNQFKIRQPNVLIVSCGTRQQVLPIKDLERVSPGETRPDLRGATPGAALETELIAALQSVVQEKGPVVYFLTGHDERRIDDFSDYNGYSGIAGMIRERQAEVRSLLLASAESVPEDCAALVIAGPARPLADWEVGKIRDYLTRSGRLMVLVDSGTSSGLDALLSEWGIRLGEERILDSKSSSLLISNAGRSPAVGMGEVPVIRYGRHPITDNLDGLVTSFYMPRPVEPLFSNARRGSLNDHADRPRVIELAFSSGKSWAEADRDQNPPRFNEGYDRPGPLSLAVCVEKGLSSELAMDIKPVRLVVCGDSQFAANACLAGANEAFFINALEWLQERGGDLPRLAAAGGIYNLRIESGDRMMAFFLTVGAMPLLLAGLGGFVALTRRDRRANHSPFRKERTPL
- a CDS encoding ABC transporter ATP-binding protein; translation: MIDVENVMQQFGPVTALEGISFQIKRGESIALVGASGAGKTTLLRILSTYMAPTRGTVRIAEHDVVTDSLAVRRLIGYLPEKDAIYPEMRVMEYLTFRARLRGLYGRTRVKRLREMVGRCGLAGLERALMGNLSKGEVRRVLLADSLSGEPEVILLDEPTMGLDPMNVERIHALLSPMKGERTMIFSTHDMAEAEWLGSRIMILGKGRVLAFGSAAELVLQFGVRTLTEVVRASATGGTFQ
- a CDS encoding competence/damage-inducible protein A translates to MNAIILSIGDELVLGQTIDSNSAWLSARLADRGIIPLYHKTVADDLEATVTALRLAVEETDLIIVTGGLGPTMDDLTRQAFAAFTNKPLDLHPPSLERIRAYFKSLGREMPSSNRIQAHIPRGAEVLDNDWGTAPGIKLKVGKTLIFALPGVPYEMEKMAEHYIFPLFDRGSGMAVAVALLATFGAGESTIAEKLAELMRRDRNPLVGTTVSGGVVTIRLRSEAPTADLAQKQLVRTVALVKERLGTLVFAEGKQTLAGIVGQAMLAKGARVVTAESCTGGLVAKMLSDVPGASTWFEGGWVTYANALKTRELRVPESVIAQEGAVSEAVACAMAGGALAESTADYSVALTGIAGPDGGTEAKPVGTVWIAIGYRVGDRMETHAEGFRFPGNRDTIRDRAAKTALNLLRLELTKPVAG